One region of Gossypium raimondii isolate GPD5lz chromosome 6, ASM2569854v1, whole genome shotgun sequence genomic DNA includes:
- the LOC105772585 gene encoding sugar transport protein 14: MAGGGFGNEGGNLKRAHLYEYKITNYFIFACLVAATGGSLFGYDLGVSGGVTSMDDFLKEFFPKIYRRKQEHLHETDYCKYDNQLLTLFTSSLYFAGLVSTFGASYVTRNKGRRASILVGAVSFFLGGAINAGAVNITMLIIGRILLGAGIGFGNQAVPLYLSEMAPAKHRGAVNQLFQFTTCMGILIANLINYKTDKIHKWGWRLSLGLATVPATLMFVGGLALPETPNSLVEQGRLEEAKTVLVKVRGTTNVDAEFADLIEASDAARAIKHPFRNLLQRKNRPQLVLGALGIPAFQQLTGMNSILFYAPILFQTLGFGSGASLISSVLTSGMLVLATLVSMALVDRFGRRAFFLEAGFEMFCYMIAVAITLAFKFGEGETLPKAIGWFLVVIICLFVFAYGRSWGPLGWLVPSELFPLETRSAGQSMVVCVNLLFTALIAQCFLVSLCHLKYGIFLLFAGLIFIMSSFIFFLLPETKRVPIEEVYLLWKDHWFWKKYVEDDDEKDIKKPTT, encoded by the exons ATGGCTGGTGGAGGGTTTGGTAATGAAGGAGGGAATTTGAAGAGAGCTCATCTCTATGAATACAAGATTaccaattattttatatttgcttGCCTTGTTGCTGCTACAGGGGGATCTCTTTTTGGATATGATCTTGGTGTTTCTG GTGGAGTGACTTCCATGGATGATTTCTTGAAGGAATTCTTCCCAAAGATATATAGAAGGAAGCAAGAACATCTTCATGAAACTGACTACTGCAAATATGACAACCAGCTCCTCACACTTTTTACGTCTTCGCTCTACTTCGCAGGTCTTGTTTCTACATTTGGAGCCTCCTATGTTACTAGAAACAAAGGGCGTCGAGCCAGCATCCTTGTTGGTGCAGTCAGCTTCTTCCTAGGAGGAGCTATCAATGCAGGTGCGGTGAATATCACAATGTTGATCATAGGACGCATTCTTCTTGGTGCAGGCATTGGATTTGGAAACCAA GCAGTTCCCTTGTATCTTTCGGAGATGGCTCCGGCAAAGCATCGAGGAGCTGTGAACCAGCTGTTCCAATTCACAACCTGCATGGGAATTCTTATAGCAAACCTGATCAACTACAAAACAGATAAGATCCATAAATGGGGTTGGAGATTATCTCTAGGCTTAGCTACAGTCCCAGCAACACTGATGTTTGTTGGTGGCCTTGCCCTACCAGAGACCCCTAACAGTCTCGTAGAACAAGGAAGACTAGAAGAGGCAAAAACGGTGTTGGTAAAAGTTCGAGGTACCACCAATGTCGATGCTGAATTTGCCGACCTTATCGAGGCCAGCGATGCAGCACGGGCCATAAAGCACCCATTCAGGAACCTTCTGCAGAGGAAGAATCGTCCCCAGTTGGTATTAGGGGCTTTGGGGATCCCAGCTTTCCAACAGCTCACCGGCATGAACTCCATTCTCTTCTATGCTCCTATCCTGTTCCAGACCTTGGGGTTTGGCTCAGGGGCATCCCTAATATCCTCTGTCTTAACTAGTGGAATGCTTGTTCTTGCTACACTAGTATCAATGGCTTTAGTGGACAGATTTGGTAGGAGAGCATTCTTTTTGGAAGCTGGTTTCGAGATGTTCTGCTACATG ATTGCTGTAGCCATAACTCTGGCCTTTAAGTTTGGAGAAGGAGAAACTCTTCCAAAAGCCATTGGTTGGTTCCTTGTGGTTATCATCTGTTTATTCGTCTTCGCTTATGGAAGGTCTTGGGGTCCTCTGGGGTGGCTAGTTCCTAGTGAGCTGTTCCCGTTGGAGACTAGGTCAGCTGGCCAAAGCATGGTGGTCTGTGTCAACCTTCTCTTCACAGCTTTGATAGCACAATGCTTCTTGGTCTCACTTTGTCATCTCAAGTATGGAATTTTCTTGCTTTTTGCTGGCTTGATATTCATAATGAGCAGCTTTATTTTCTTCCTCTTGCCGGAAACAAAGAGAGTTCCGATCGAGGAAGTCTATCTTCTCTGGAAGGATCATTGGTTCTGGAAGAAATATGTTGAAGATGATGacgagaaggatatcaaaaagCCAACCACGTAA
- the LOC105772584 gene encoding CRS2-associated factor 1, chloroplastic: MALKLPISFPIFSPPSPTPYTNTNEPGHRPPTEIRFSRWNNANAEKFNQRRRAQQEIEDDIRRYRRFDSATKIATTVEPSSSSTPQPTETYKSFGSPSSPSSPSIPGKKSKYSKPPNHPAFRKFSKAANPPPPSPLDKKPANVAIGEDGVSFVIDGAPFEFKYSYTETPKVKPVKLREPPYSPFGPTTMPRPWTGRAPLPPSKKKMKEFDSFVLPPPEKKGVKSIQKPGPYLPGTGPRYVQSREEILGEPLTAEEVKELVNSCLKSQRQLNMGRDGLTHNMLDNIHAHWKRRRVCKIKCKGVCTVDMNNICEQLEERTGGKVIFRRGGVLFLFRGRNYNYKTRPRFPLMLWKPVTPVYPRLIPRVPEGLTPQEATEMRKKGRKLMPIRKLAKNGVYADLVKNVREAFEECELVRINCQGIKGSDYKKIGAKLKELVPCVLISFEDEHILMWRGNNWKSSFSKPSSNSGIEKTNADTVSITGQLEGQELSPTYVQTAGTGSPLSSSQDNSIEQRESVENDQTNVSPTAKSGIMEASQTTLDGMDYAGHESESKVNTSGSAIADDIKSAGGESETLTMTYGLEHILDNPGRANEEPSAMLMESHVGPRSPGSSQSHSESSVIDSINHDQLEIVAEASLDINRPARMSAPCTERVLHLMKQAVESGSAVVLDDPTLDADGIYQRSVAFSRSAPPGPVFRRQPRKMSIQKNKELEPGNLEMKEVTAVPHKRGNEKQASKPRRIKVIAEHHPEVVPKGSLRVDELAKLLA, encoded by the exons ATGGCGCTGAAATTGCCCATCTCATTCCCAATTTTCTCGCCACCGTCGCCAACCCCTTATACTAACACTAACGAGCCCGGCCATCGACCGCCAACGGAGATCCGATTCTCCCGCTGGAACAACGCCAACGCCGAGAAATTCAACCAACGCCGACGCGCCCAACAAGAAATCGAAGATGATATTCGCCGTTACCGCCGCTTCGATTCCGCCACCAAAATTGCCACCACCGTAGAACCCTCCTCTTCCTCCACACCACAACCAACCGAAACCTACAAATCCTTTGGCTCCCCTTCCTCTCCCTCCAGTCCTTCAATTCCAGGCAAGAAATCCAAGTACTCCAAGCCCCCAAACCACCCAGCTTTTCGCAAATTCTCCAAAGCTGCAAATCCTCCGCCACCGTCTCCACTCGACAAGAAACCTGCAAATGTCGCCATCGGCGAGGACGGCGTATCGTTCGTCATCGACGGTGCACCGTTCGAGTTCAAATACAGTTACACTGAGACGCCAAAAGTGAAGCCGGTAAAGCTAAGGGAACCACCCTACTCGCCGTTTGGACCTACGACCATGCCTAGGCCTTGGACAGGCCGGGCTCCACTTCCGCCCAGTAAGAAAAAGATGAAGGAATTCGATTCTTTCGTATTGCCTCCGCCTGAAAAGAAAGGGGTGAAGTCCATACAGAAACCTGGTCCATATTTACCTGGGACCGGTCCAAGGTACGTCCAGTCGAGAGAGGAGATTTTGGGAGAGCCATTGACTGCAGAGGAGGTTAAGGAGCTAGTAAACAGTTGTTTGAAGTCACAACGACAGTTGAATATGG GTAGGGATGGTTTAACACACAACATGTTAGATAATATACACGCTCACTGGAAAAGACGAAGAGTTTGTAAGATTAAATGCAAGGGAGTTTGTACGGTCGATATGAACAATATTTGTGAGCAACTAGAG GAAAGAACAGGAGGGAAAGTTATTTTCAGAAGAGGGGGAGTTCTATTCCTTTTTCGAGGTagaaattacaattataaaactCGTCCTCGCTTCCCTCTTATGCTGTGGAAACCTGTTACCCCTGTGTATCCACGGCTGATTCCGCGTGTTCCTGAGGGTCTAACACCACAAGAAGCAACTGAAATGAGAAAGAAGGGGAGGAAATTAATGCCGATACGTAAACTTG CGAAGAATGGTGTGTATGCTGACCTTGTCAAAAATGTTAGGGAGGCATTTGAAGAGTGTGAACTTGTCCGGATTAATTGTCAAGGGATTAAGGGAAGTGACTATAAGAAAATTGGTGCCAAACTAAAG GAGCTGGTCCCATGTGTGCTAATCTCATTTGAAGATGAGCACATACTAATGTGGCGAGGAAACAATTGGAAGTCGTCTTTCTCAAAACCATCATCAAATTCAGGCATAGAGAAAACCAATGCAGACACAGTTTCCATTACTGGACAGTTGGAAGGACAAGAATTATCACCGACATATGTTCAAACAGCTGGTACAGGCTCACCTCTCAGTAGTTCTCAAGATAATAGCATTGAGCAAAGGGAGTCCGTTGAAAATGACCAGACAAATGTATCTCCCACTGCAAAATCAGGTATAATGGAGGCTAGTCAAACAACATTAGATGGGATGGATTATGCCGGTCATGAGTCCGAAAGCAAAGTGAATACCTCTGGAAGTGCAATTGCTGATGATATCAAATCTGCTGGTGGTGAATCTGAAACCTTGACAATGACCTATGGTCTTGAGCATATTTTGGATAATCCTGGCAGAGCAAATGAAGAGCCATCAGCTATGCTAATGGAAAGTCATGTTGGACCCAGGAGTCCTGGAAGTAGTCAAAGCCATTCAGAGTCTTCTGTTATTGATTCGATCAATCATGACCAGCTGGAAATTGTTGCCGAAGCTTCGCTAGATATTAACCGGCCAGCAAGAATGAGTGCACCCTGTACTGAGAGGGTTTTGCATCTGATGAAACAAGCTGTTGAGAGTGGGAGTGCAGTTGTATTAGATGATCCTACTTTGGATGCTGACGGAATATATCAAAGATCTGTTGCCTTTTCCCGGTCTGCACCACCTGGGCCAGTTTTTAGGCGACAGCCTCGTAAAATGTCTATCCAAAAGAACAAAGAGCTAGAACCTGGGAATTTGGAAATGAAGGAAGTCACAGCAGTTCCCCATAAGAGAGGAAATGAAAAGCAAGCTTCTAAACCTCGAAGAATTAAAGTTATAGCTGAACATCATCCAGAAGTTGTACCGAAGGGAAGCCTGAGGGTTGACGAGCTTGCTAAGCTATTAGCTTAA